One Candidatus Kryptobacter tengchongensis DNA segment encodes these proteins:
- a CDS encoding Phosphopantetheine adenylyltransferase, with product MKRIAIYPGTFDPITNGHIDVIERASRLFDKVIVTVAKNVAKTPLFSVEERIKMIKEVVKKFDNVEVDSFDGLLVDYAKMKNAVAIIRGLRAVSDFEYEFQMALMNRKICDITTVFLVPHEKYTYLNSTIVREIASFGGDVSNFVPKIVEKMLKEKFKQKRNLRRRT from the coding sequence ATGAAAAGAATTGCAATTTACCCCGGGACATTTGACCCGATAACTAATGGACATATTGATGTGATAGAGCGGGCATCCAGATTATTTGATAAGGTTATCGTAACGGTTGCCAAAAATGTTGCAAAAACTCCTCTCTTTAGCGTTGAAGAAAGAATTAAAATGATCAAAGAAGTTGTCAAAAAATTTGACAATGTTGAAGTGGATAGTTTTGACGGTCTTCTGGTAGATTACGCAAAAATGAAAAACGCTGTTGCGATAATCAGGGGGCTACGTGCGGTTTCGGATTTTGAATATGAATTTCAAATGGCTTTGATGAACAGAAAAATTTGTGATATAACTACTGTTTTTCTCGTTCCCCACGAAAAATACACTTACCTAAACTCAACGATAGTTCGTGAGATAGCTTCTTTTGGTGGCGATGTCAGCAATTTTGTTCCAAAAATAGTTGAAAAAATGTTAAAGGAAAAATTCAAGCAGAAACGAAACTTGAGAAGGAGAACATGA
- a CDS encoding putative regulatory protein, FmdB family, with the protein MPTYEYKCDNCGYIFEEFQSINDEPVKICPKCGGSVRKVISGGIGLIFKGSGFYITDYKRGNSSKNRSNSETKSETKSEKSEQ; encoded by the coding sequence ATGCCAACCTATGAGTACAAATGTGATAACTGTGGTTATATCTTTGAGGAATTTCAGAGCATAAATGATGAACCGGTCAAAATTTGCCCCAAATGTGGAGGCAGCGTAAGGAAGGTAATAAGTGGTGGAATTGGATTAATTTTTAAAGGTTCAGGTTTCTACATAACCGATTATAAACGTGGAAATTCATCAAAAAACAGGTCAAACTCCGAAACAAAGTCAGAAACAAAATCTGAGAAATCCGAGCAGTAA
- a CDS encoding 16S rRNA (guanine966-N2)-methyltransferase: MVRIITGKYKGRSLKILKGDDIRPTSDRVKETLFNILSSRINFENLVVLDLFAGTGALGFEALSRGAERVVFVDNYRRALDVIKENAQILGCSDKILTVNNDALSFVEYSTEKFDLIFADPPYAYSHLDELVNKIWERKLLSEIGYFSLEHDSRIVFTPETTPFEIDTRREFGKTALTIFKYKE, encoded by the coding sequence ATGGTCAGAATAATTACCGGGAAATATAAGGGGCGTTCGTTGAAAATTTTAAAAGGAGATGATATAAGACCAACTTCAGACAGGGTGAAGGAAACGCTTTTTAACATTCTTTCAAGCAGGATTAATTTTGAAAATCTTGTTGTCCTTGATTTGTTCGCTGGAACGGGTGCGCTTGGATTTGAAGCATTGAGCAGAGGTGCTGAAAGAGTTGTCTTTGTTGATAATTATCGGAGAGCTTTGGATGTGATAAAAGAAAACGCGCAGATATTGGGTTGTTCTGATAAAATTTTAACGGTAAATAATGACGCTTTAAGTTTTGTTGAATATTCAACTGAAAAATTTGACCTCATTTTCGCTGACCCGCCATATGCGTATTCGCATCTTGATGAACTTGTTAATAAAATTTGGGAGAGAAAGCTTTTAAGTGAGATTGGTTATTTTTCGCTTGAGCATGATTCAAGGATTGTTTTCACCCCTGAGACAACCCCATTTGAAATTGATACGAGGAGGGAATTTGGGAAAACAGCACTCACAATTTTTAAATATAAGGAGTGA
- a CDS encoding competence protein ComEA, with translation MRSFFKKINDAIGLTKSESVVFWFLIFAFAFGIVIKITHGSVSGGKSGKFDYSVFDKEFEKRSTEIEKVVSPTVQASDEKSSNLNSGFVPFKVNINTAAKEDLMKIPGIGEKTAEQIIKHREIYGKFKRIEDIMNVKGIGQKKFEKIKSYLTTN, from the coding sequence TTGAGGAGTTTTTTTAAAAAAATAAACGATGCGATTGGTTTAACAAAATCTGAGAGCGTTGTTTTTTGGTTTTTAATTTTTGCTTTTGCTTTTGGAATCGTCATAAAAATTACACATGGCAGTGTTTCCGGAGGTAAATCTGGGAAATTTGACTATTCTGTTTTTGATAAAGAGTTTGAAAAAAGATCAACGGAGATTGAAAAAGTCGTATCCCCAACGGTTCAGGCTTCCGATGAAAAATCATCAAATTTAAACTCTGGTTTTGTGCCATTTAAGGTAAATATAAACACAGCTGCGAAAGAGGACCTGATGAAAATTCCCGGGATCGGTGAAAAGACAGCTGAGCAGATAATTAAACATAGAGAAATTTATGGGAAGTTTAAAAGAATTGAGGATATAATGAATGTCAAAGGAATAGGGCAGAAGAAGTTTGAGAAGATAAAAAGTTATTTAACAACAAACTAA
- a CDS encoding phosphate butyryltransferase: MIKNFSELIEKVKGTSRTIAVVSAHQETALLAAIEAKKQKIANSILIGDSKKIADFIDQFGEDPTSFEIIDEKDPTKAVAIGTSFVRNGEAQIILKGKVDTTTLMKGILSKEAGLRTGKLLSDVFVFEYPEKNSESKFVLMSDGGVVLNPTLEQKIEIIKNAVEVANKLGIENPKVALLSATELIIEDLKSTTDAVKIKQLNTEGKITGCVIDGPLALDLAISEESAFEKGIKSEVAGKADILIVPNIESGNILGKSLTYFAHYKIGHVIIGAKAPILIPSRSDKMEAKLNSIALGVLMTL, translated from the coding sequence ATGATAAAAAATTTTAGTGAACTTATTGAAAAAGTAAAAGGAACATCAAGAACAATAGCAGTTGTATCCGCACATCAAGAAACAGCACTTCTGGCTGCGATTGAAGCAAAAAAACAGAAAATCGCCAATTCAATCTTAATAGGGGATTCAAAAAAAATAGCAGATTTCATTGACCAATTCGGTGAGGACCCAACAAGCTTTGAAATTATTGATGAGAAAGACCCTACAAAAGCAGTTGCCATCGGAACTTCATTTGTGAGAAATGGGGAAGCGCAGATAATTTTAAAGGGCAAGGTGGATACAACAACCTTGATGAAAGGCATTTTAAGTAAAGAGGCAGGACTGAGAACAGGAAAATTGTTGAGCGATGTTTTTGTTTTTGAATATCCAGAGAAAAATAGCGAATCAAAATTTGTTTTAATGTCGGATGGAGGCGTGGTCCTAAACCCAACACTTGAACAAAAAATAGAGATAATAAAAAATGCTGTTGAAGTCGCAAACAAACTCGGAATTGAAAACCCAAAAGTTGCCCTTCTATCTGCGACTGAACTTATAATTGAAGATCTAAAATCAACGACAGACGCTGTCAAAATAAAACAACTTAACACCGAAGGCAAAATAACCGGTTGTGTTATAGATGGTCCACTTGCACTTGACCTTGCAATTTCAGAAGAATCAGCATTTGAAAAGGGAATAAAATCAGAGGTTGCGGGAAAAGCTGATATTTTGATAGTTCCAAATATAGAAAGCGGGAATATACTTGGAAAAAGTTTAACTTACTTCGCACATTACAAAATTGGTCATGTCATCATTGGTGCAAAAGCTCCGATTTTGATCCCCTCAAGATCGGATAAAATGGAAGCGAAATTAAATTCAATTGCACTTGGAGTTTTGATGACCTTATAA
- a CDS encoding TM2 domain: MLKRILLLVIFAQSLLLAQSKDSFISKRKLTALTYSTFIPGAGQFYLGHKLKGAVFTLTAFSSLVVTIVSQNNLVGGNERLENLEIQYQSTMNWEKAEQIWQEMLQVKSDIDRDYKRRNLFLGITAGIWVANIIDVLFFTSDKGSGDIFGESVSFIGIESKNGNFMISAKFKF, encoded by the coding sequence ATGCTTAAACGAATCCTGCTTCTTGTCATCTTCGCACAATCACTTCTCCTTGCGCAATCAAAAGATTCTTTTATCTCAAAGCGAAAGCTCACTGCATTGACCTATTCAACATTTATCCCGGGCGCCGGGCAATTTTACCTTGGACACAAGCTCAAAGGGGCGGTTTTCACATTAACTGCCTTCAGCTCACTCGTTGTAACGATAGTTTCACAAAATAATCTCGTCGGTGGGAATGAGCGACTTGAAAATCTTGAAATTCAATATCAAAGCACAATGAACTGGGAAAAAGCAGAACAAATATGGCAGGAAATGCTTCAAGTTAAATCCGACATTGATAGGGACTATAAAAGAAGAAATTTATTTCTGGGGATAACCGCTGGGATTTGGGTGGCGAACATAATTGATGTCCTCTTTTTCACATCGGATAAGGGTTCTGGAGACATATTTGGTGAAAGTGTTTCATTTATTGGGATTGAAAGCAAAAATGGAAACTTTATGATATCAGCAAAATTTAAATTTTAA
- a CDS encoding aspartate aminotransferase, with amino-acid sequence MPRLSEKILNLPESETLRISAIAKNMKAQGIDVVSLSAGEPDFPTPEHIKEAAIQAIKENFTKYTQNQGIPELINAIIEKFRRDNNIDYKPSEILVSNGAKHSIFNALQAICNPGDEVIIPAPYWVSYPAMVAVVDAKPVILKTDLRTNFKITPEQLREVITKKTKALIFNSPSNPTGAVYTEDEIKKIAEVVYEKNIFVISDEIYEKILYEGKHFSMASIKELKDLVITVNGVSKAYAMTGWRIGYLGANEEIVKLANKVQGQMTSNASSISQKAALAALTGTQEPVKRMVNEFKIRRDFICSELKQIPGIEILVPSGAFYVFPKVSAYYGKNYNGMVIKNSNDFCEFLLKEEKLAIIPGDAFGMDECVRISFAASMEDLMKGIERFKRAIEKLGD; translated from the coding sequence ATGCCAAGACTTTCTGAAAAAATACTTAACCTGCCTGAGTCTGAAACCCTTCGCATTTCTGCGATTGCAAAAAATATGAAGGCACAAGGGATTGATGTCGTTTCTTTAAGTGCGGGGGAACCTGATTTCCCAACCCCCGAGCATATAAAAGAAGCGGCAATTCAAGCAATAAAGGAAAATTTTACAAAATACACCCAAAATCAAGGAATACCTGAATTAATAAATGCAATCATTGAAAAATTTCGTCGCGATAACAACATTGATTATAAACCAAGTGAAATACTTGTATCAAATGGGGCAAAACATTCAATTTTCAACGCTTTGCAGGCGATATGTAACCCCGGCGATGAGGTGATAATTCCAGCTCCGTATTGGGTGAGTTATCCCGCAATGGTTGCGGTAGTTGATGCTAAGCCAGTTATTTTAAAAACTGACTTGAGAACAAATTTTAAAATAACACCTGAGCAACTTAGGGAGGTAATAACTAAAAAAACCAAAGCTTTGATCTTCAACTCACCCTCAAACCCAACGGGAGCGGTTTATACCGAGGATGAGATAAAAAAAATTGCTGAGGTTGTGTATGAGAAAAATATCTTTGTGATTTCTGATGAGATCTATGAGAAAATACTTTATGAGGGTAAACATTTCAGCATGGCTTCAATCAAAGAGTTAAAAGACCTCGTTATAACTGTCAATGGTGTCTCAAAGGCATATGCTATGACGGGATGGAGAATTGGCTATCTTGGGGCTAACGAGGAAATAGTTAAACTTGCGAATAAGGTTCAGGGTCAAATGACCTCAAATGCGAGTTCAATTTCTCAAAAAGCAGCACTTGCTGCACTAACAGGCACACAAGAACCGGTGAAAAGGATGGTTAATGAGTTCAAAATAAGGCGAGATTTTATCTGTTCAGAACTTAAGCAAATTCCAGGGATTGAGATCTTGGTTCCTTCTGGGGCATTTTATGTGTTTCCGAAAGTTTCTGCTTACTATGGTAAAAATTATAATGGCATGGTTATAAAAAATTCAAATGATTTTTGTGAGTTTCTTTTAAAAGAAGAAAAACTCGCTATAATCCCAGGAGATGCGTTTGGTATGGATGAATGCGTAAGGATTTCATTCGCTGCCTCAATGGAGGATTTGATGAAGGGAATTGAGAGATTCAAACGAGCAATTGAAAAGTTGGGAGATTGA